One segment of Bacillus alkalisoli DNA contains the following:
- the sigK gene encoding RNA polymerase sporulation sigma factor SigK: MSSLFASVSFLIKELIFLVSYVKNNAFPQPLSPAEEAKYLNLMAEGDEDARNKLIEHNLRLVAHIVKKFENTGEDSEDLISIGTIGLIKAIESYHTGKGTKLATYAARCIENEILMHLRALKKTKKDVSLHDPIGQDKEGNEISLIDVLKSESEDVIDTIQLNMELEKIKVYIDVLDEREREVIVGRFGLDLQEEKTQREIAKELGISRSYVSRIEKRALMKMFHEFYRAEKEKKKN; encoded by the coding sequence GTGTCAAGTTTATTTGCATCAGTATCATTCTTAATAAAGGAGTTAATCTTCCTAGTTTCGTACGTGAAAAATAATGCATTTCCACAACCATTATCTCCAGCAGAGGAAGCAAAATATTTAAACCTCATGGCAGAGGGCGATGAGGATGCAAGAAACAAACTAATTGAACATAACTTACGACTAGTTGCGCATATAGTGAAAAAATTTGAAAATACTGGGGAAGATTCTGAAGACTTAATCTCCATTGGAACAATTGGTTTAATAAAAGCAATTGAGAGCTACCATACGGGGAAAGGCACAAAGCTTGCGACATATGCTGCGAGATGCATCGAGAACGAGATACTTATGCACCTAAGGGCATTAAAAAAGACGAAAAAAGACGTTTCCTTACACGATCCAATCGGGCAAGATAAAGAAGGAAATGAAATAAGTTTAATTGATGTGTTGAAATCTGAATCCGAGGATGTTATTGATACCATTCAATTGAATATGGAATTAGAAAAAATTAAAGTGTATATTGATGTATTAGATGAACGCGAACGGGAAGTAATAGTTGGGAGATTTGGCCTCGACTTGCAGGAAGAAAAAACACAGAGAGAGATTGCAAAAGAACTCGGTATCTCAAGAAGCTATGTTTCTAGAATTGAAAAAAGAGCGTTAATGAAAATGTTTCATGAATTTTATCGAGCGGAAAAAGAAAAAAAGAAGAATTAA
- a CDS encoding MarR family winged helix-turn-helix transcriptional regulator, with amino-acid sequence MLDQEKLMQFIQRYENAFITSARLIGPKIQEAFGEEITGDQFFVLQILTKEEKVTSSQLAKLFNVKPSAITAMIDRMYKNDLVLRNRDEKDRRVVFIELSEKGKEIKIKAEKKRMEIMKKYYGRLEENELLTLIETTEKLTRMIQEDLKEDPQ; translated from the coding sequence ATGTTAGATCAAGAGAAGTTAATGCAATTCATTCAACGATATGAAAATGCCTTTATTACATCCGCACGTTTAATAGGCCCAAAAATCCAAGAAGCTTTTGGAGAAGAAATTACTGGTGATCAGTTTTTCGTACTTCAAATTTTAACGAAAGAAGAAAAGGTTACTTCCTCTCAGCTTGCAAAACTATTCAATGTAAAGCCAAGTGCCATTACAGCCATGATTGACAGAATGTACAAAAACGACCTTGTGTTAAGGAATAGAGATGAAAAAGACCGTCGAGTAGTTTTTATAGAGCTTTCGGAAAAAGGAAAAGAGATAAAGATAAAAGCAGAAAAAAAGCGTATGGAAATTATGAAAAAGTATTACGGAAGATTAGAAGAAAATGAGCTTTTAACACTTATAGAAACTACAGAAAAGCTAACGAGAATGATTCAAGAGGACTTAAAGGAGGACCCACAATAA
- a CDS encoding efflux RND transporter permease subunit: MKLPKLAVKRPVTTIMMMLLVLIMGFVSLSGLKLDLMPNINPPVVAVMTTYPGAGPEEVAEMVTKPLEDVIGTSAGLKTLQSRSSSNSSLIIAQYDWGMDMSEVREDLSSSLGLVQLADSVGQPMIVKFDPTMMPILQFAISSGESIEGLQEYVDDVVVPQIQSVDGVASVSVDGGFEEEISVQLNERKLKEYNLTSQQVIQLIQGNNLTFPGGVISDGTENLNLRILGKLDTIESLKDLPVSIVPDGESLEIVTLSDIAEVAETRIEVSSVARNNGKDSLLISVQKEGIANTAEVSRNVKDRLDQIKSNNNDITFSISNDQGQVIEQSVSNVSKALMFGGLFAIIVILVFLRSIPATIIVGIAIPLSIVSTFVLMFFSGMTLNIMSLGGLALGVGMLVDNAIVVIENVYRHLSLGKTRKQAAIDGASEVGGAVTASMLTTLSVFLPIVFVSGLIGDLFTELALTVSFALLSSWIVALTVVPALAGLLLKGKKVKERKPFKLYNTIITWVLRRRVVTLLIATLVLIGSIALAPKIGTEFMPTQDEGMFTIDVELPEGASFERTLEIVEKMEQEAAKISEIDVLTATIGNSDPLMAAVLGGGANKANLNVKLVPTAERSQSTEDVMKTLQEKIGPLDEEIAVTFNITNSMEAMGGTTNKIDLLILGPDAEVVEEYTKELETRLLDEVKGVTAVSNSLQTGKPEYQYIVDKKEAFKYGLTTYQVATFVNQSLQGTVATTIFDKNVRVKVAGVSNSKKAIENLVMTTPTNQQVSLKEIGEVVRGEGPITIVRENQNDSVTIEATFEGESMGTVVTGVQATINKMIDDLNIDTGLYTVKAAGGAEMMEESFASLLLAMLLAIVFVYMVMASQFESIVQPFIIMFTLPLAITGVILGLLITGYSFGITAFIGIIILVGIVVNNAIVFIDYTNRLRETGLSVNEALVEAGSTRLRPIVMTALTTMLGLLPLAIGAGEGAEMQAPMAIAVIGGLFSSTLLTLVVIPAIYSLVAGVSSFGKRKDRKKVSIDLETSK, translated from the coding sequence ATGAAATTACCAAAATTAGCCGTCAAGCGCCCAGTGACGACCATTATGATGATGCTTTTAGTATTAATCATGGGATTTGTATCACTGTCAGGCTTAAAGCTTGATTTAATGCCAAATATTAATCCACCTGTCGTAGCAGTTATGACAACCTATCCAGGGGCAGGACCAGAAGAAGTAGCGGAAATGGTGACAAAACCGTTAGAAGACGTTATCGGAACAAGTGCAGGATTGAAAACATTACAATCGCGTAGTAGTTCCAATTCTTCTTTAATCATTGCTCAATATGATTGGGGAATGGATATGTCAGAAGTAAGGGAAGACTTAAGTTCCAGCCTAGGTTTGGTGCAGTTAGCCGATAGTGTTGGCCAGCCTATGATTGTGAAATTTGACCCTACGATGATGCCAATTTTACAGTTTGCTATTTCAAGTGGCGAAAGTATTGAAGGGTTACAAGAGTATGTTGACGATGTAGTCGTGCCTCAAATTCAAAGTGTGGACGGAGTCGCTAGTGTTTCGGTTGATGGTGGCTTTGAAGAAGAAATATCCGTTCAATTAAACGAAAGAAAATTAAAAGAATATAACTTAACTTCTCAACAAGTTATTCAACTAATTCAAGGAAATAATTTAACGTTCCCAGGTGGAGTCATTTCGGATGGAACGGAAAATTTAAACCTTCGAATTCTGGGGAAATTAGATACGATAGAATCACTAAAAGACCTTCCTGTTAGTATCGTTCCAGATGGAGAAAGCTTAGAGATTGTTACATTAAGTGATATAGCAGAAGTTGCAGAAACGAGAATAGAAGTATCTTCTGTAGCCCGTAATAATGGAAAAGATAGTTTACTAATTAGCGTTCAAAAAGAGGGTATCGCTAATACAGCTGAAGTGTCAAGAAATGTAAAAGACCGTTTAGATCAAATTAAGTCTAATAACAATGACATAACTTTTTCGATATCAAACGACCAAGGTCAAGTAATTGAGCAATCCGTATCAAATGTATCAAAAGCCTTAATGTTTGGTGGGTTATTTGCCATTATTGTTATTTTAGTTTTCTTACGATCGATACCAGCAACGATTATTGTTGGTATTGCAATCCCGCTCTCCATCGTTTCCACATTTGTTTTAATGTTTTTCTCAGGGATGACATTAAACATTATGTCTCTTGGTGGATTAGCACTAGGGGTCGGGATGCTTGTAGATAACGCAATTGTTGTTATTGAAAATGTGTATCGTCATTTATCGCTTGGTAAAACAAGAAAGCAAGCAGCAATCGACGGAGCATCAGAGGTTGGTGGAGCAGTAACGGCTTCCATGTTAACAACGTTATCTGTGTTTCTTCCTATAGTATTTGTAAGTGGATTAATTGGCGATTTATTTACAGAATTAGCCCTTACTGTATCATTTGCCCTTCTTTCTTCATGGATAGTAGCCTTAACGGTAGTGCCTGCATTAGCTGGACTATTATTAAAAGGAAAAAAAGTAAAAGAAAGAAAGCCATTCAAACTATACAATACTATCATTACGTGGGTTCTACGTAGAAGAGTCGTGACGTTATTAATTGCAACGTTAGTATTAATAGGTTCCATTGCCTTGGCACCGAAAATTGGTACGGAATTTATGCCAACGCAAGATGAAGGGATGTTTACCATAGATGTGGAGTTACCAGAAGGAGCATCTTTTGAACGTACGTTAGAAATAGTTGAAAAGATGGAGCAAGAGGCAGCGAAAATCTCAGAAATTGATGTATTAACTGCAACAATTGGAAATAGCGATCCGCTTATGGCTGCTGTTTTAGGTGGGGGAGCAAATAAAGCGAACTTAAATGTAAAACTTGTGCCAACAGCTGAAAGAAGTCAATCAACAGAAGATGTAATGAAAACTCTTCAAGAAAAAATTGGTCCATTAGATGAAGAAATAGCTGTAACGTTTAATATTACAAACTCTATGGAAGCTATGGGTGGAACGACAAATAAAATAGATTTATTAATTCTTGGCCCAGATGCAGAAGTGGTAGAAGAGTATACAAAAGAGTTAGAGACTCGTTTGTTAGATGAGGTAAAAGGTGTGACGGCAGTTTCTAATAGCTTACAAACTGGTAAACCTGAATACCAATATATTGTCGATAAAAAGGAAGCATTTAAATATGGTTTAACGACATACCAAGTAGCAACATTCGTCAACCAATCATTACAAGGTACCGTGGCAACTACTATTTTTGATAAAAATGTACGTGTCAAAGTAGCGGGAGTTTCCAATTCAAAGAAAGCGATTGAAAATTTAGTAATGACAACTCCAACGAACCAACAAGTGTCATTAAAAGAAATTGGGGAAGTTGTTCGTGGAGAAGGTCCAATTACGATTGTCCGTGAAAACCAAAACGACTCGGTTACTATAGAAGCAACATTTGAGGGCGAGTCTATGGGTACAGTAGTAACGGGTGTTCAAGCGACCATTAATAAAATGATTGACGACTTAAACATTGATACTGGTTTATACACTGTAAAAGCAGCTGGTGGCGCGGAGATGATGGAAGAGTCTTTTGCAAGCTTACTATTAGCGATGTTACTGGCGATTGTGTTTGTGTACATGGTAATGGCTAGTCAGTTTGAATCTATTGTTCAACCGTTCATTATTATGTTTACATTGCCACTTGCGATTACTGGTGTAATTTTAGGTCTCTTAATTACAGGGTACTCATTTGGTATAACCGCCTTTATAGGAATTATTATTCTTGTTGGGATTGTCGTTAATAATGCCATCGTGTTTATTGATTATACAAATAGATTACGTGAAACAGGCTTGTCTGTTAATGAAGCATTAGTGGAAGCAGGATCAACAAGGTTACGTCCAATTGTAATGACAGCATTAACTACGATGCTTGGGTTATTACCATTAGCAATTGGAGCTGGTGAAGGTGCTGAGATGCAAGCACCAATGGCAATTGCTGTAATCGGTGGATTGTTCTCGTCTACTTTATTAACTTTAGTTGTTATACCAGCAATTTATAGTTTAGTTGCGGGAGTTTCGAGTTTTGGAAAAAGAAAAGATCGAAAAAAAGTAAGTATTGATTTAGAGACTTCAAAATAA
- a CDS encoding M3 family oligoendopeptidase codes for MTTKTYEQTWDLDVFFEGGSDSESFKAYIEKIEVELAEFEASVSNFELSRLGESLTLYEKVIKKIAQSSAYVNCLFAANVTDKKAAQLQGKVAELYAKMNVLLNSLEEHFIHVNDQEWKAFIQESGLSELEYVLTERRRRASEKLPADQEKLISSLSVDGYHAWGKLYNSLVGRIKVSVKDNGETKELSVGQAYNKFSDGDRNVRKEIFEQWQKAWLKETDTFAAALNHLAGFRIQTYNQRGWDSILKEPLENNRMKAETLDTMWEVITDYKGKFTEYLQRKAELLGVDKLSYYDVNAPITSEETKLSYQEGAEFILEQFAKFGPELTKFTEVAFEDRWIEAEDRAGKAPGGFCTGFMDSGQSRIFMTYSGSLTNVSTLAHELGHAFHSYAMKDVPTLNRFYSSNVAETASTFAEMIVSDAAVKYAKTDEEKLSLLEDKIQRSVAFYMNIHARFLFETKFYEERKKGLVSVERLNELMVDAQKEAYCDQLGEYDPTFWASKMHFYITQVPFYNFPYTFGYLFSLGIYAQALEEGTAYEEKYIALLKDTASMTVEDLAMKHLGVDLTKRDFWEKAVLKSVEDVEEFLQLTSK; via the coding sequence ATGACAACAAAAACGTATGAACAAACATGGGATTTAGACGTATTCTTTGAAGGTGGAAGTGATTCTGAAAGTTTTAAAGCATACATAGAAAAAATTGAAGTAGAACTAGCAGAATTTGAAGCATCAGTATCAAATTTCGAGCTTTCTAGATTAGGAGAAAGCTTAACGTTATATGAAAAAGTAATTAAGAAAATTGCTCAATCATCCGCATATGTTAACTGTTTGTTTGCAGCAAATGTTACAGATAAAAAGGCTGCTCAACTGCAAGGAAAAGTAGCTGAATTATATGCAAAGATGAATGTCCTATTAAACTCTTTAGAAGAGCATTTTATACACGTTAACGATCAAGAGTGGAAAGCATTCATTCAAGAGAGTGGTTTATCTGAATTAGAATACGTATTAACAGAGCGTAGAAGAAGAGCATCTGAAAAGTTACCTGCAGACCAAGAAAAACTAATCTCCTCTTTATCTGTTGACGGGTACCATGCTTGGGGCAAACTTTATAATTCATTAGTTGGCCGCATTAAGGTTTCAGTTAAAGATAATGGAGAAACGAAAGAACTTTCTGTCGGTCAAGCCTATAACAAGTTCTCAGATGGAGATAGAAATGTAAGAAAAGAAATTTTCGAACAATGGCAAAAAGCTTGGTTAAAAGAAACAGATACGTTTGCTGCTGCTTTAAATCATTTAGCTGGTTTTAGAATCCAAACGTATAACCAAAGAGGTTGGGATTCTATTTTAAAAGAACCACTTGAAAACAACCGCATGAAAGCTGAAACACTTGATACAATGTGGGAAGTTATCACGGATTATAAAGGGAAATTCACTGAGTATTTACAAAGAAAAGCAGAACTACTTGGAGTAGATAAATTAAGCTACTACGACGTTAATGCACCTATCACTTCAGAAGAAACAAAGCTTTCTTACCAAGAAGGTGCAGAGTTTATCTTAGAACAGTTTGCTAAATTTGGTCCGGAATTAACGAAGTTTACTGAAGTAGCCTTCGAAGACCGCTGGATTGAGGCAGAAGATAGAGCAGGTAAAGCACCAGGTGGATTCTGTACTGGGTTCATGGACTCAGGTCAATCACGTATTTTCATGACATACTCTGGTTCACTAACAAACGTTTCTACTCTAGCACATGAGTTAGGGCATGCATTCCATTCTTATGCAATGAAAGATGTACCTACATTAAACCGATTCTATTCAAGTAACGTAGCGGAAACCGCTTCAACTTTTGCAGAAATGATCGTTTCAGATGCAGCTGTTAAATATGCAAAAACAGATGAAGAAAAGTTGTCCTTATTAGAAGATAAAATTCAAAGAAGCGTTGCTTTCTATATGAACATTCATGCTCGTTTCTTATTTGAAACAAAATTCTATGAAGAGCGTAAAAAAGGATTAGTAAGTGTAGAACGATTAAACGAGCTAATGGTAGACGCACAAAAAGAAGCATATTGTGACCAATTAGGTGAATACGATCCAACATTCTGGGCTTCTAAAATGCACTTCTATATTACACAAGTGCCGTTCTATAACTTCCCATACACGTTTGGCTACTTATTCAGCCTAGGAATATACGCTCAAGCATTAGAAGAAGGAACAGCATATGAAGAGAAATACATCGCACTTCTAAAAGACACAGCAAGCATGACAGTTGAAGACTTAGCAATGAAACACTTGGGAGTTGACTTAACAAAACGAGACTTCTGGGAAAAAGCTGTACTAAAATCAGTAGAAGACGTAGAAGAATTTTTACAACTAACTTCAAAATAA
- a CDS encoding phosphatidylserine decarboxylase, whose translation MSQKLYRTMIELTNHKLSSNIIKNFSQSKLSKLVVPSFAKTYKINIKEMKEPIQSYPTLQKFFIRTLKPGARPIDQAKDSVVSPVDAVLEKFGTITDNLEMIVKEKKYSIQDMLEDKNVAEKYMGGTFMLLYLSPSHYHRIHSPITGEVANQWTLGKNKSYPVNRLGLKYGKDTLSKNYRKVTEMVHDQKHVAIVKVGAMFVNSIELTHEGTSLKKGQEMAYFSFGSTVILLFEKDAFTIDKDLTDKADVFVGQRIGKWN comes from the coding sequence ATGTCACAAAAACTATATAGAACGATGATTGAATTAACAAATCATAAACTATCATCCAATATTATAAAAAACTTCTCGCAATCCAAACTAAGTAAATTAGTTGTCCCTTCCTTTGCGAAAACTTACAAAATAAATATTAAAGAAATGAAAGAGCCAATCCAATCATATCCTACGTTACAAAAGTTCTTCATTCGCACGCTAAAGCCTGGAGCTAGACCAATTGATCAAGCGAAAGACTCGGTTGTCAGTCCTGTAGATGCAGTATTAGAGAAGTTTGGGACTATCACAGACAATCTGGAGATGATTGTTAAGGAGAAAAAATACTCCATTCAAGACATGCTAGAAGATAAAAATGTGGCGGAGAAGTATATGGGTGGAACATTCATGCTATTATACTTAAGCCCTAGCCATTACCATAGAATTCATAGTCCGATTACAGGTGAAGTAGCGAACCAGTGGACATTAGGGAAGAATAAATCCTATCCTGTAAACCGTCTTGGTTTAAAGTATGGAAAAGACACCCTTTCTAAAAATTATCGAAAAGTGACAGAAATGGTTCACGACCAAAAACATGTGGCTATTGTGAAAGTAGGAGCTATGTTTGTAAACAGTATAGAACTTACACACGAAGGAACATCGTTAAAAAAAGGACAAGAAATGGCATATTTTAGTTTCGGATCAACAGTTATTCTTCTTTTTGAAAAAGATGCATTTACTATTGATAAAGACTTAACAGATAAGGCAGATGTTTTTGTAGGACAACGTATTGGAAAGTGGAATTAA
- the sda gene encoding sporulation histidine kinase inhibitor Sda, which translates to MRNLSDELLIESYVKATELQLSSDFIQLIELEINRRSLNHKIKATS; encoded by the coding sequence ATGAGGAACTTATCTGATGAACTGTTAATTGAATCTTATGTAAAAGCAACAGAATTACAATTGAGCTCTGATTTTATCCAATTAATCGAACTTGAAATAAATCGCAGAAGCTTAAATCATAAAATTAAAGCTACATCATAA
- a CDS encoding YqeG family HAD IIIA-type phosphatase, with protein sequence MLKLFLPAEHAKSVFEIKPETLVDKGIKAIITDLDNTLVEWDRPEATPNLIQWFKSMQDAGIFVTIVSNNNKKRVQAFSDPLGIPFIHEARKPLRRAFRKAIKEMNVQPNEVVVIGDQLLTDVLGGNRLGLHTILVVPVAQTDGFFTKFNRRMERRILSYMKRKGMITWED encoded by the coding sequence TTGTTAAAGTTATTTTTACCTGCAGAACATGCAAAAAGTGTTTTTGAGATAAAACCAGAAACGTTAGTAGATAAAGGAATTAAAGCTATTATTACCGATTTAGATAATACGTTAGTCGAATGGGACCGCCCTGAAGCAACGCCTAATTTAATCCAATGGTTTAAATCAATGCAAGATGCAGGGATTTTTGTCACGATTGTTTCTAATAATAATAAGAAACGTGTACAAGCATTTTCTGATCCGCTTGGCATTCCGTTTATTCATGAAGCAAGAAAGCCATTAAGGAGAGCATTTAGAAAAGCGATCAAAGAAATGAACGTCCAACCAAATGAAGTAGTGGTTATAGGTGATCAATTACTTACAGATGTTCTTGGAGGGAATCGCTTAGGGCTACATACTATTTTGGTTGTGCCAGTAGCACAAACAGATGGTTTCTTTACAAAATTTAACCGTAGAATGGAGCGTCGTATTCTTTCGTATATGAAGCGAAAAGGTATGATAACTTGGGAGGATTAA
- the yqeH gene encoding ribosome biogenesis GTPase YqeH: MQERIDCVGCGVTIQTEDKEGLGYAPPSSLEKEMIICQRCFRLKHYNEIQDVSLTDDDFLKILNSIGSTDGLVVKVVDIFDFNGSWLPGLHRFVGNNKVILVGNKVDLLPKSVKHTKVINWMKQEAKQLGLKPEDVFLISADKGYGVKEVAEAIEHYRDGQNVYVVGCTNVGKSTFINRIIKEFTGESDVITTSQFPGTTLDMIDIPLDNGASLFDTPGIINHHQMAHFVNKKDLKIISPKKEIKPKVFQLNEGQTLFFGGLARVDYVSGGRRALTAYVSNDIYIHRTKLENAEQLYADHVGEMLHPPREDELEGFPKLVAHEFMIKEAKTDIVISGLGWITVNDPGAKIVAHAPKGVGVMVRKSLI; encoded by the coding sequence ATGCAAGAAAGAATAGATTGTGTAGGTTGTGGAGTAACAATTCAAACAGAAGATAAAGAAGGATTAGGGTATGCACCACCTTCTTCATTAGAAAAAGAAATGATTATTTGTCAAAGATGTTTCCGTTTAAAACATTACAATGAAATTCAAGATGTTTCCTTAACAGATGATGACTTTCTAAAAATATTGAACTCAATTGGTTCAACAGATGGTCTCGTTGTAAAAGTTGTAGACATTTTCGATTTTAACGGCAGCTGGTTGCCTGGTTTACATCGTTTCGTCGGAAACAACAAAGTTATATTAGTAGGTAATAAAGTAGATTTATTACCTAAGTCTGTGAAGCATACAAAAGTAATCAACTGGATGAAACAAGAAGCAAAACAACTTGGACTAAAACCAGAAGATGTATTTTTAATTAGTGCAGATAAAGGCTATGGTGTAAAGGAAGTAGCGGAAGCAATAGAACACTATCGTGACGGTCAAAACGTTTACGTTGTAGGATGTACAAATGTCGGTAAATCGACATTTATAAACCGTATTATTAAAGAGTTTACTGGAGAATCAGACGTTATTACTACATCTCAATTTCCAGGAACGACGCTAGATATGATTGATATTCCACTTGACAACGGTGCTTCTTTATTTGATACACCTGGAATCATTAATCATCATCAAATGGCTCATTTTGTAAATAAAAAAGATCTTAAAATTATTTCTCCTAAGAAAGAAATTAAACCGAAAGTATTCCAGTTAAACGAAGGACAAACGTTGTTTTTCGGTGGTTTAGCTAGAGTAGATTATGTATCAGGTGGAAGAAGAGCGTTAACCGCTTATGTGTCTAACGATATATATATTCACCGTACGAAGTTAGAAAATGCAGAGCAATTATACGCGGACCATGTTGGTGAAATGTTACACCCTCCTAGAGAAGATGAATTAGAAGGATTTCCTAAACTGGTGGCGCATGAATTTATGATTAAAGAAGCAAAAACCGATATTGTTATTTCGGGTCTTGGTTGGATAACGGTAAACGATCCTGGTGCTAAAATAGTTGCCCATGCTCCAAAGGGTGTAGGAGTTATGGTTAGAAAATCATTAATCTAA
- the aroE gene encoding shikimate dehydrogenase, with translation MKKLFGVIGDPIAQSMSPQIHNDAFEQHNIDGVYLPFHVAKDALQTSVKGWRALGGCGFNVTIPHKVKIMQFLDGVDQDAQQIGAVNTVVNESGKLVGYNTDGAGFVKGLKEITSFHEKNVAIIGAGGAARAILYSLSKENVEEITVANRTESKALELIKSLHLETLANASSILQLEETLSKYDIIINTTSVGMYPNEDEMPISLSFLKKNCVVSDIIYNPLETKFLKEAKKQGAITQNGVPMFVNQAAIAFEIWTNIKPCNTRMEQIVMEHLGGKTC, from the coding sequence ATGAAAAAGCTATTCGGTGTAATAGGGGATCCGATAGCACAATCGATGTCACCACAGATTCATAACGATGCATTTGAGCAACATAATATAGACGGTGTGTATCTCCCGTTCCATGTGGCGAAAGATGCCTTACAGACATCTGTAAAAGGATGGAGAGCCCTAGGGGGTTGTGGTTTTAATGTTACGATACCGCATAAAGTAAAGATTATGCAGTTTTTAGATGGTGTCGATCAAGATGCACAACAAATCGGGGCAGTAAACACCGTTGTAAATGAAAGTGGAAAGTTAGTTGGTTATAATACAGATGGTGCTGGTTTCGTGAAAGGACTAAAAGAAATTACCTCTTTTCACGAAAAAAATGTAGCGATTATTGGTGCAGGTGGAGCAGCTAGAGCAATTCTATATTCTTTGTCTAAAGAAAATGTTGAAGAGATAACGGTAGCTAATCGTACAGAAAGTAAAGCGTTGGAACTAATAAAATCCCTTCATCTAGAAACCTTAGCGAACGCAAGCTCCATATTACAGTTGGAAGAAACACTTAGCAAATATGATATTATCATAAATACAACGTCAGTTGGTATGTATCCTAATGAAGATGAAATGCCAATATCACTATCTTTTTTAAAGAAAAATTGTGTGGTTAGTGATATAATTTATAATCCGTTAGAAACAAAATTTTTAAAAGAAGCAAAAAAGCAAGGAGCCATAACACAAAATGGTGTTCCGATGTTTGTAAACCAGGCAGCGATAGCTTTTGAAATTTGGACAAATATAAAGCCTTGTAATACCAGGATGGAACAGATTGTTATGGAACATTTAGGAGGAAAAACATGTTAA
- the yhbY gene encoding ribosome assembly RNA-binding protein YhbY produces MLKGKQKRFLRAQAHHLDPIFQVGKGGVNENMIKQIADALEARELMKISILQNCDEDRHTVAEELATGTKAELVQVIGNTIVLYKESRENKRIQLPTVR; encoded by the coding sequence ATGTTAAAAGGTAAACAAAAACGTTTTTTACGCGCACAAGCTCATCATCTTGATCCGATTTTTCAAGTTGGTAAAGGCGGCGTAAATGAAAATATGATAAAACAAATTGCAGATGCATTAGAAGCTAGAGAGCTAATGAAGATTAGTATTTTGCAAAACTGTGACGAAGATCGTCATACAGTTGCAGAAGAATTAGCAACTGGTACTAAGGCAGAACTTGTTCAAGTTATTGGAAATACAATTGTACTTTACAAAGAATCAAGAGAAAACAAACGTATACAATTGCCAACTGTCCGTTAA
- a CDS encoding nicotinate-nucleotide adenylyltransferase, giving the protein MRKKIGILGGTFDPPHIGHLIIANEVLQRLSLDEIWFLPNRIPPHKLDKSITATSSRVDMINLAIEDNNHFTMNSIELERSGPSFTYDTIVTLKELHPTEDFFFIIGADMVEYLPKWHRIDELMEMVQFVGVKRAGYQLQTLYPVIEVDIPQIDISSTLIRERLRSGLSFQYLVPAKVQRYIEENNLYE; this is encoded by the coding sequence ATGCGAAAAAAAATCGGCATTTTAGGTGGTACGTTTGATCCGCCACACATCGGTCATTTAATCATTGCAAATGAAGTGTTGCAACGTTTGTCCCTAGATGAAATCTGGTTTTTACCGAATCGTATTCCTCCACATAAGTTAGATAAATCAATTACGGCCACTAGTTCGAGAGTGGATATGATTAACCTTGCGATTGAGGATAATAATCATTTCACCATGAACTCCATTGAATTAGAACGAAGCGGCCCTTCTTTTACCTATGATACGATAGTAACCTTAAAAGAATTACACCCTACTGAGGATTTCTTTTTTATTATTGGTGCAGATATGGTGGAGTATTTACCGAAATGGCATCGAATCGATGAGTTGATGGAAATGGTTCAATTTGTAGGAGTGAAGCGTGCAGGATATCAGTTGCAAACACTTTACCCAGTTATTGAAGTTGATATACCGCAAATTGATATTTCATCGACTTTAATAAGAGAGAGACTAAGAAGTGGTTTGTCATTCCAGTATTTAGTTCCAGCAAAGGTACAGCGTTATATAGAGGAGAACAATCTATATGAATAA